Proteins from a single region of Chrysemys picta bellii isolate R12L10 chromosome 9, ASM1138683v2, whole genome shotgun sequence:
- the LOC135973513 gene encoding myb/SANT-like DNA-binding domain-containing protein 2, translating to MESSQDRKRAPAWTEREVRDLLAIWGDEAVIAELRSSKRNGKVLEKISKAMKDRGHNRDTQQCRVKIKELRQAYHKAREANGRSGAEPQTCRYYAELHAILGGAATTTPTVCYDSLTGETHREDGSGNEEDDDGGTVGSSQQQGSGETGFPNSQDLFVTLDLEPVTPELTQDPQGTQETSAANVSPSQRLVNIRKRKHKTRDEMFTELQMSSHADRAQQNAWRQSMSEMRKAQHEREERWRAEDDRWRQLADRRQEAMLRLLEHQSDMLERMVELQERQQEQRPPLQPLCNQQPSSPSSIASSPRRPRTRWGGLRPPSHSTPDDRPSIRRLGFNKS from the exons atggagtcctcccaggatcgcaaaagagctccagcatggaccgaacgggaggtacgagatctgctcgccatatggggagatgaagcagtgatagctgaactccgtagcagtaaaagaaatggaaaagtattagaaaagatctccaaggccatgaaggaccgaggccataacagggacacacagcagtgccgcgtgaaaattaaggagctacggcaagcctaccacaaagccagagaagcaaacggaaggtccggggcagagccgcaaacttgccgctactacgcggagctgcatgccattctagggggtgcagccaccactaccccaaccgtgtgctatgactctctcactggagaaacacacagggaagacggttcggggaacgaggaagatgacgatggaggtactgtaggtagctcacagcagcaaggaagcggagaaaccggtttccccaacagccaggatctgtttgtgaccctggacctggaaccagtaacccccgaactcacccaagaccctcagggcacacaggagacctctg ctgcaaatgtttctccttcgcagaggctcgtgaacattagaaagagaaaacataagacgagggacgagatgttcacggagctgcagatgtcctcccacgctgatagagcacagcagaatgcgtggaggcagtcaatgtcggagatgagaaaagcccaacatgaacgagaggagaggtggcgggctgaagacgataggtggcgtcagcttgcagacagacggcaagaggcaatgctccgtctgctggagcatcaaagtgatatgctcgagcgtatggttgagttgcaggaaaggcagcaggagcagagaccgccgctacagcccctgtgtaaccaacagccctcctccccaagttccatagcctcctcacccagacgcccaagaacacggtgggggggcctccgtccacccagtcactccaccccagatgatcgcccaagcatcagaaggctgggcttcaataagagttaa